CAACGGCTTGACTCTGGCCGATCTCTACACGTTCGCGTTTATATTTCTGGGTCTGTATTTCATGCTGGGTAATCTGGCCAATTTATTGACCTACCTATATTACGCTCTCAGAGTAATCATTTCCAGAGACTACGATTCCGTAATAAACAGTTCGCTCTACTCTCTTTCGCAACCGCTGATCACGTTTGCCGCCGGTGCGGCGTGTCTCTTTAATGGCCGGCGCTGGGCGGGCAGGCTTTCGGCACGAGACATGTAAATCTGATTCACTTTTACTATGAATATGCGCTCGAATTTTGTCACTCTTTTGAAGGAGGATCGGCACTGGCACGTCCTGAACATTAATTCGGCCTCGATGGGTTATCTTAATCTTCGCCTTCACCTCGTCATCTTTCACGCGATGAAGATGCCTTATCCAAAAAGCGTCATTCTGCACTGTATCAATGCCGTCGAGTATTCCATCAAACCTAAGGATCCGGCGACGATGGAGGGCGGTCCGCCGATCCAATATCATGAGCAACATTTGCTACTCGATCAACCCGGCCTTCAATGCGAGCCGGGCGGCGATGGCGAAGTCTTTAATCCGCCATTAAAACTCAGTCTTCTCATTCTCGACCAAAGCCACATCATCGCTGAAAAATTTGAGATCGAAATGCCGCCGCCCAAATCGGCTGTGACTCAACCCGCGGTGGCCCAATGAAAAAACTGCTCGCGGCGATACTGGTTGTGGTGGTGATTGCACTGGTGTGCTGGCTGGCGCTGGCGGATAGAAAATCGCCGCCGCTTGCTTCGTTCGTCAGGTTGCCGGATGGGTCGCTGGTGCGCATTGTGGCTGTGACTTATGGAACGAATCATGTCATTGGGAGTCCGGTGGCGCGGGTGGCGAGCCGGTTGCCGCTGTTTTTGCGGGATATTTTGAGCGAGATGTTCGGCGCGCGGGTTCAGCTTGTGGGAAGCACGGCGACGGCCACGCCGCAGTTGCTGGTGTGGCTTGATCAACGGACGAATGGCCCTTCGCTGCCTCCGCTCAATGGGTATTGCGAAGCGGTGCTGGGCGATGGGAATGATTTCAGTTCTGGCGGGCAAATGGGACTTAATTCCATGCCGATGTCGCAGGTTTACCCGCTTTATTTTGACGCGTTTCCCCGGCGTGACCGGCAGATGACGTTGAATATTTTTTATCATGATGCCAAGGGAATCGCTCATCTGACCAACCGGCTTTTTTTCAACAATCCGTTGTCTCAGACTTATCCCCAATGGCAGGCCGAGCCTTTGCCAGCGACTCATCGCGCGGGGGATGTGGAGGTGACGTTGCTGGGTATGGAGACGGGTCACGATGGCAGTGTGAGTTTCATAGATGGCGGGGCGCTCTATGGCACCAATCGGTCGGATGGAAGAAACAGCACGGCGGTGAATTTGAAATTGCGCTCGCTCTCCAACTCCAATGAAATCTGGCAGGTGGCGGGCGTAGAGATTTCCGACGCCACGGGCAATCATATCAATAGTTCGAGCATGACCTGGAGCGGGCAAAGCGCATCGTTCGCCTTTTCGCCGAGCCTTTGGCCAAGTGAGGCCGCGTGGAAAATAAAGTTCGAAGTGAAAAAAAGCGGAGGTTTTAGCCCGGAAGAAATGTTCGTTTTCAAAAACGTGCCACTGGGTGAATTGGACCGCACCAATGTGCTTGAGTGGACGACCAATGCCGCGGGCATCTCGGCGACGCTTGAGAGCATCAGCCGGCGCGCGCCGATCAAGAATGGAGCGTGGTCCAGTTCGCAAGTATCCACTGTCAGTTTCCATTTCGGCGGACTGTCGCCGGGGACGCAGTTGGACTTGCTGCAAATGGTTTGTGACAGCGGGAAAACCAACCATAGCGAATCGTGGAGTTCCAGCGGCAGCGAGCGCAGCTATTCGTTTCGGGAAATTCCGCTGAAGGCGAAGACGGCGGATTTTACTTTTGCAGTGCAGCGGAGCCGGACGGTGGAATTTATTGCGAAGCCGGAATTGCCGAAGGCGCAAGTGAAGAAGTAGATTGGGCGCGTTGTATAAGTATAGATTAGTTCAGACTATATTTTATGAGTTCAAGCACCAAGCGAGCATTGATAGCGGCAGTGGTGATGAGCATGGTTGCTGGTCTGCTCACGACGCCGGACGTTATTACTGTGGTTGCGATGGCGGTGGTTTCGTCCGTGATGATTTTTGGTGTTTTGCTGGTTGGTTTGAGGTTTTTGCCAGTGGCAAGTTGGCCGGTTGCCAAGCAGCGCACTTTTATTTGGCTGGTCGCGGTGGGGATTGGCGCCGGGGTGACGTTTCTGCCTTGGATGATTCATTCATCGAGCAGATGACGACCCGATCTAATAGAACTTTGCGAAGTTGAAAACGCCTTATTATCAGTCTATTTTTGGGGATGCGTTATCACGGAAGCGCTGCGTAAAATAATGAAAATAATGGAAAAGCTTTTGGCGGGTAAAAGAAACCTGAGCTTTTTTAATTTGTTATTGGTGGCGCTGTTTTCAGCGTGTTTGTGCGGCTGCGGGCGGCAGCATTTGGGCTCGCAATATTATAAGCAGTGGACAGTTCAAGTGGTGGATAGCACGACTAAGGAACCGGTTGCTGGAGCCAAGCTAAACCCGCTTTGCATGGGCGGAACTCCGTTTGAAACGAATACGTATGAAACTGATTCCAAAGGAATAGCGAGTATCTGGTCGAATCCCGCTATGGTCGCTCTCAGAATTCAAAAAGAAGGTTATCAGACTAACTTTCCTTGCATCACCATCAGCAATTACGTCGTGAGCCTAAATCGGTTATCCAAATAAATTTGCAGGCTGTTTATGGGAGTCAATTATTATCGCGCGGTCGCAATGTTTTCGCGTATGGGGACGGAGACTCACAAGTGAAGCATCGTTTATGTCCCGGCTCCGGGCGCGAAAGTCTCAATGTCTTGGGGGAGAATCGCCTTGTTTTCTTAGTGCGCGCACGTTCACAGTATAATAATTATTCAATGTAAACAATGTTGCGTGAGGAAATTCATAGTAGTTTTGCTAAGCGATTTTCTGCCCCACGCACCACACCTTTGGTGGCAGTCAACGCCGGGGATTTGCGTCGGGTTGAAGACGAACTCAAGGTTACATTTCCCGCGTCTTACATTTGCTTCCTCACGCAGCAAGGGCCGGCCTTCACACCCGGGATTCTTGAGTTGGTGACGGGCGGCCAGCCGGAGCACCGGCCAGAGGGAGCGGGTTTCGATGTTCAGGAGTTCTTCGAGCCCGATGAAATCATCGAGACGCATCGGCTCTACTCAAGCGGTGGAATGGAGGACTGGTTGGTTCCGATTGCTATGGACAGTATGGGCAACGTGTTCGGCTTCAAGCGGGAGGAGCATCACCCGCGTCCCGACGACAGCGCACTATTCTTTTTCGATCACGAATTCTGCGAGGTCCATCTGCAGAAGGATTCTTTCGACGCTTGGTTAGAATCATTCCTGCAGCTTGGAAAATGAAAATGCTGAACGAGCTAAAACCGGCGATGGCGGCTTGGTTTCTGCTGTACGATAGCGGCGCGGCATTGCTCCGGTCAAAATGCGACTTTAAGCGCCTGCGCCTGGCTGTGGTCGTCCGGCAAGTGCTGAAGGTGTAGATTACGTTATCTGGTATGGATATTGATTCTGATAATCCGCTTGCGATGGAAATCCGGCAGGAGATGGCGGAGGTCTATTTCGCCGCGTGCAAAAAGATGGTTGATTCTTTTGAGGCGCTGAAGGCCTTTGATCGTGCGGTTGTTTCGTCAATTCTGGACAGAGAGCAAATCACGCGCAGGGCTGGACTGCTCGAAGAGGCGTGTGAACGGGTTTTCTTCGTCGTGATCCAACGTGAGGCGATGTCGTTCTCGTGTTTCGAGGAGTTTTTCAAAGATTACGAAATTCCGAACGAGGTGAGAATACGGTTGGGGCCGAGGCGGTAGAGGTAGCTTCAAATCGTTTACCACGGATTAATTGTTCGTGGCTCGATAATTATGGGTATTCTTTCACGCCTGGGGACGGAGACTCACAAGTGAAATATCGTTTATGTCCTGGCTCCGGGCGCGAAATTCTCAATGCCTTTAGTCATGCTTTAACCGCTACCCTGATTTGGTCTGGGCAATTGGTTGACTCTGGATAGTACAGGCATATGCTGGCCCACGGATTTTTCATGTTGCGCACAAGGTTTTATCTTATTTGCGCCATTGCATGGCTTTGCCGCACGGTGGGCGCGATGGCTTCTCCTTTGGCTCCGTGTCCGTTGCCTTTGGAAAAGGGGATGCAATGGACGTACGAAGGCAAGGTAGAATGGACGGAGGCGAATTCAACAGTTGTTCTTACCACAAACGTGCATTGGGTCATGGAAGTCGTTGATGTAATGGAACAGGGTGAAGTCCGGGCGTCTGTTGTTCGTGGGATGCCCGAAGAACTCGCTTGGTATGAGCCGAAGCAGCAACCGGGATTCAATGTACTACTCGCCATTAGCAATCGCGTTTACCGTATTCTGGTCAACAGCGAAAAGGAAGGAGAGAGCGTCGGTCGCACGCTCACGAAGGATTATTCCAAGATGCCTCCAACAGCAGAGGAATGGCTAGCCCTGCCTCTCGCAAAAGGCCAACATTGGGGACGGGACACCGAGCGCGACGACAATAAATATTGTTGGTATGTTGAAGACGGGAGCGTAAAAAATCCGAAAGTCGAGGGTTTTCAGGCCGATAGCCGCGTAACATCTTGGACTCTTGCCTACCGCACTAACCCGGATTATCAAATCATGGAAATCGTGGATGGACTTGGCGTTACGCGTTATTCGTACGTCCATCACGGAACTGTTGCCTCGGCAGATGTGCGATTGGTCTCATTCAAAAGACCAAACACGACCAAGTAGAAAATGTGTATTAACACGTCTTCGCTTTTATAGATTCAGAACGCAACTTTAAGCGCCTGTGCATGGCTGTGTTCGTCTCGTAAGTGTCCATAGGTTTTCATGCAGAGTGCGCCGCCGTCCTGATGGCCAAGCCAGCGTGAAACCGTTGGAATATCCACACCCTCCAGAGAACGCCAGAAAGCGGAACAAGTTCGCGCAGTCGTGGGCCTGTCCTGCGCCGGATGTTTCGATGTGCTCGGCCATCGCCCGGAACTGGTCCTGAGCGGGAGGGTTCAACCGCTTCGATTTAACTCCTAGCCGGCTGACGGCGGTGGCGGGGTTATTCGGGCGCGAATAATATAAACGAGCGACATGCCAATGTAGCTCAGTGGTAGAGCAACGGTTTCGTATCTCAGAACGGAGTTTTTCACTCAATTTCCTTCAACCGCACTTGATTGAATTTGATTTGATGAATAAAGGGCGAAATAGCGTTTTAAAAACTTCGCGAGTGCATTCGATTGAACTCAAATACCCGCAAAAAATCGGCTACGGGATACAAAAGAGGGATACAAATGAGGGATACAATGGTCGAAAAGCTGCTTGAACTTGTCGGTGGGAAATCGCTTTGTTTTATCGCTGGATGGAACTTACTCTGCTAGGCAGGTACAGGCGCTATGAAATCCTTCTCCGGACACAACATCTCCAGATTATTGGCCAGTGTTGTGGTGTTCAGCGTAATGCTAATGCTGATGATATTTTTTTGCACGTGGGGCTGGGACGCATTTGTAAATGGTAAAGTTTACTATTGCACTGATGGCGGAACTCTTGACTTCTGGTTTGTTGGAGATTGGGTTCACCATCCCGAATCGGTCGCTCACGTCGTCCCTCGTTCCATGAGTGAGCCGGATGAAATAAAAGCTGGGTGGAGCCTTGCGGGATTGTGGATTCTCTGGGCCGGGTTCATTGCGGTTTCGGTCTGTATCAGCGGCGTAGCTGCCCGGATAATTTGGCTGACCGGCATTGACGTACGTAACGATAAAAGCTCTCCGCTCAAGTCCTCCCAAGTGGACTCAATTCCTCGCTGAGATTTTCTTTCAGGTTTTTTGAAACTTTTCCTGGGCTTCGGAGTCTATTCAAGTGGAGGGGAATGAATTTCCTCCCGTGTGTGAGGTTCTTTGAAAAACTGATTTTGTGGGAGTTGTTTCCAATGATTGGAATGGTTGCCCTTGACATGGGTTTAAGTAAAACTTAGTTTGACAGCGTGACCAAAACGATCACAAAAATCGGAAATTCCCAGGGGTTGATGCTCGATAATCCGCTGATGGATCTGGCGCGCCTCAAAGTGGGCGACCAGGTCACCATCACCGTTCATGAAAGCGGTTCGATTATTTTGACACCTCTGCGCCCGGTGGTGACGCCGGAAAAAGCGGCTTCGACGGCGAAGCGATTGATCAAGAAAAATTCCGAGCTTTTCCGGCGTTTGTCGTGAAGCGCCCACTTGCGCACCTTACAATCGGGGCGGTAAAGGCGATTCACGTGGAAGTGCTGG
This sequence is a window from Verrucomicrobiia bacterium. Protein-coding genes within it:
- a CDS encoding SMI1/KNR4 family protein, which translates into the protein MLREEIHSSFAKRFSAPRTTPLVAVNAGDLRRVEDELKVTFPASYICFLTQQGPAFTPGILELVTGGQPEHRPEGAGFDVQEFFEPDEIIETHRLYSSGGMEDWLVPIAMDSMGNVFGFKREEHHPRPDDSALFFFDHEFCEVHLQKDSFDAWLESFLQLGK
- a CDS encoding AbrB family transcriptional regulator translates to MTKTITKIGNSQGLMLDNPLMDLARLKVGDQVTITVHESGSIILTPLRPVVTPEKAASTAKRLIKKNSELFRRLS